One region of Sphingomonas kaistensis genomic DNA includes:
- the glmS gene encoding glutamine--fructose-6-phosphate transaminase (isomerizing), translating to MCGIVAIVGREAVAQRLFEGLRRLEYRGYDSAGICTLVHGGFERRRAEGKLDNLGARLAESALPGITGIAHTRWATHGAPTEANAHPHIAGPVALVHNGIIENFKPLRAELLADGRTLLSETDSEVVAHLVAREVEAGRSPEQAVAAVLPRLHGAFAMAFLFRDHDGLVIGARMGAPLTVGYGEGENYLGSDAIALAPWTRRIAYLDEGDWVVVRNDSVQIFDRDNAPVERQVVESEASTETISKGNHAHFMRKEIFEQPLVVAQTLQSYVRAFEGEVAIPAVDFDLSQVDRVTMVACGTSFYAGMVGKYWIERFARVPVDIDVASEFRYRDPVLEKGGLALFISQSGETADTLAALRHARSEGQRIAVVVNVPTSSMAREADLLLPTRAGPEIGVASTKAFTCQLAVLAALAVNLARARGRITAEEEREIVAHLAEAPEAMARAIDHDEDIKAMAHLVAPARDVLYLGRGPDYPMALEGALKLKEISYIHAEGYAAGEMKHGPIALIDDAVPVIVLAPSGPLFDKTVSNMQEVRARGGRIILISDAEGIAAAGDGCVATIEMPAVHELIAPLVYAVPVQLLAYHVAVLKGTDVDQPRNLAKSVTVE from the coding sequence ATGTGCGGAATCGTCGCGATCGTCGGCCGTGAAGCCGTTGCGCAGCGCTTGTTCGAAGGGCTCCGGCGGCTCGAATATCGGGGCTATGACAGCGCCGGGATCTGCACGCTGGTCCACGGCGGGTTCGAGCGGCGGCGGGCCGAAGGCAAGCTCGATAACCTTGGCGCGCGGCTTGCCGAAAGCGCGCTTCCGGGGATCACCGGCATTGCCCACACCCGCTGGGCGACCCACGGCGCGCCGACCGAGGCCAATGCCCATCCGCACATCGCGGGTCCGGTCGCGCTCGTGCACAACGGCATCATCGAGAACTTCAAGCCGCTTCGCGCCGAACTGCTTGCCGACGGCCGCACGCTCCTGAGCGAGACCGACAGCGAAGTGGTCGCCCACCTCGTTGCCCGCGAGGTCGAGGCCGGGCGCAGTCCCGAGCAGGCGGTCGCAGCGGTCCTGCCTCGGCTGCACGGGGCGTTCGCCATGGCCTTCCTGTTCCGCGACCATGACGGGCTGGTGATCGGTGCGCGCATGGGCGCGCCGCTGACCGTCGGCTATGGCGAGGGCGAGAATTACCTCGGATCCGATGCGATCGCGCTGGCCCCCTGGACCCGCCGCATCGCCTATCTCGACGAGGGCGACTGGGTCGTCGTCCGCAACGATTCCGTGCAGATCTTCGATCGCGACAACGCGCCGGTCGAGCGGCAGGTCGTCGAAAGCGAAGCCAGCACCGAGACCATCTCAAAGGGCAACCACGCGCACTTCATGCGCAAGGAGATCTTCGAGCAGCCGCTGGTCGTCGCGCAGACCCTGCAAAGCTACGTCAGGGCGTTCGAAGGCGAAGTCGCCATTCCCGCCGTCGACTTCGACCTGAGCCAGGTCGACCGGGTCACCATGGTGGCCTGCGGCACCAGCTTCTACGCCGGCATGGTCGGCAAATATTGGATCGAGCGGTTTGCCCGCGTGCCGGTCGACATCGATGTCGCAAGCGAGTTCCGCTACCGCGATCCCGTCCTCGAGAAGGGCGGCCTGGCGCTGTTCATCAGCCAGTCGGGCGAAACCGCCGACACGCTTGCGGCCCTGCGCCACGCCCGGTCGGAGGGACAAAGGATCGCGGTGGTGGTGAACGTCCCGACCAGCTCGATGGCGCGCGAGGCCGACCTCCTGCTGCCGACGCGAGCGGGACCGGAGATCGGCGTTGCCTCGACCAAGGCGTTCACCTGTCAGTTGGCGGTGCTTGCCGCGCTTGCGGTCAACCTCGCCCGGGCGCGTGGACGGATCACGGCGGAAGAGGAACGGGAGATCGTCGCGCACCTCGCCGAGGCGCCCGAGGCCATGGCCCGCGCGATCGACCATGACGAGGACATCAAAGCGATGGCGCACCTCGTCGCCCCGGCTCGCGACGTGCTGTATCTTGGCCGTGGTCCCGATTACCCGATGGCGCTGGAAGGCGCGCTGAAGCTCAAGGAGATCAGCTACATCCATGCCGAGGGCTATGCCGCGGGCGAGATGAAGCATGGTCCGATCGCGCTGATCGACGATGCCGTCCCGGTGATCGTCCTCGCGCCGTCAGGACCGTTGTTCGACAAGACCGTCAGCAACATGCAGGAAGTCCGTGCGCGCGGCGGGCGGATCATCCTGATCAGCGACGCCGAGGGCATTGCGGCGGCGGGCGACGGCTGCGTGGCGACGATCGAGATGCCGGCCGTGCACGAATTGATCGCGCCTTTGGTCTATGCCGTCCCGGTCCAGTTGCTCGCCTATCACGTCGCCGTGCTCAAGGGCACCGACGTCGATCAGCCCCGCAACTTGGCGAAGAGCGTGACGGTGGAGTGA
- the glmU gene encoding bifunctional UDP-N-acetylglucosamine diphosphorylase/glucosamine-1-phosphate N-acetyltransferase GlmU, whose protein sequence is MKPLAVVILAAGQGTRMRSDLHKVLHPLAGKPMLMHLLDTVDTLEAERRVVVVGTGREQLEGALAGHQLTLALQAEQKGTGHAVAQAAEALAGFDGTVLVLYGDTPCIETATLQAMQGRLEAEDRPGVVVLASSPDDPASYGRVVLGQGDTIARMVEYKDASPEERAVRLCNSGMMAVAASDLFRWLAKVGNDNAAGEYYLPDIVMVAAAEGRHSVAVECDPWQTAGINSRSELALVERDWQGRRRAQAMAEGATLFDPDTVWFSADTRLGRDVLVEPSVFFGPGVSVADGAVIRAFSHLEGASVGAGAEVGPYARLRPGAELGERSKVGNFVEIKKAKLGARAKANHLSYIGDADVGAGANIGAGTITCNYDGFFKYQTRIGEGAFIGSNSSLVAPVNVGAGAIVGAGSVVTRDVEGDALGVTRAEQKQLSGWAAHFRERQSAKKGK, encoded by the coding sequence ATGAAGCCGCTCGCCGTTGTCATTCTCGCTGCCGGTCAAGGGACCCGGATGCGTTCGGACCTGCACAAGGTCCTCCATCCGCTCGCCGGCAAACCGATGCTCATGCACCTGCTCGATACCGTCGACACGCTTGAGGCGGAGCGGCGGGTGGTTGTCGTCGGCACGGGACGCGAGCAGCTGGAGGGCGCGCTTGCCGGCCATCAGCTGACGCTTGCGCTGCAGGCGGAGCAGAAGGGCACCGGCCATGCCGTGGCCCAGGCGGCCGAGGCCCTGGCCGGGTTCGATGGCACGGTGCTGGTTCTCTACGGCGACACGCCTTGCATCGAGACCGCGACGCTGCAAGCGATGCAGGGCCGGCTCGAGGCGGAGGACCGCCCTGGCGTCGTGGTGCTGGCGTCCTCGCCCGACGATCCAGCCTCTTACGGGCGGGTCGTCCTGGGGCAGGGCGACACCATCGCGCGCATGGTCGAATATAAGGACGCCTCGCCCGAGGAGCGGGCGGTCAGGTTGTGCAACAGCGGCATGATGGCGGTTGCCGCGTCCGACCTGTTCCGCTGGCTGGCCAAGGTAGGCAACGACAATGCGGCGGGCGAATATTACCTGCCCGACATCGTCATGGTGGCCGCTGCCGAGGGCCGCCACAGCGTCGCCGTCGAATGCGATCCCTGGCAGACCGCAGGCATCAACAGCCGCTCCGAACTCGCGCTGGTCGAGCGGGACTGGCAGGGCCGCCGCCGGGCCCAGGCGATGGCCGAGGGAGCGACGTTGTTCGATCCGGACACCGTCTGGTTCAGTGCCGACACCAGGCTTGGCCGCGACGTGCTGGTCGAACCGAGCGTCTTCTTCGGCCCCGGGGTGAGCGTCGCCGACGGCGCGGTGATCCGTGCCTTTTCGCATCTCGAAGGGGCCAGCGTCGGGGCAGGGGCCGAGGTCGGTCCCTACGCCCGCCTGCGTCCAGGTGCCGAGCTTGGCGAGCGATCCAAGGTCGGAAACTTCGTCGAGATCAAGAAGGCGAAGCTGGGGGCCAGGGCCAAGGCCAATCACCTCAGCTACATCGGCGACGCGGACGTCGGGGCCGGAGCCAACATCGGGGCCGGAACCATCACCTGCAATTACGACGGCTTCTTCAAGTATCAGACCCGTATTGGCGAGGGGGCCTTCATCGGTTCGAACAGTTCGCTGGTCGCGCCGGTCAACGTCGGCGCCGGCGCGATCGTCGGAGCAGGCTCGGTAGTCACCCGCGATGTCGAGGGTGACGCGCTGGGCGTGACGCGCGCCGAGCAGAAACAACTCTCCGGCTGGGCCGCGCATTTCCGCGAGCGCCAGTCGGCCAAGAAAGGCAAGTAA
- the phaR gene encoding polyhydroxyalkanoate synthesis repressor PhaR: MNAPPHKITIKKYANRRLYDTESSTYVTLDRLAQMIREGRDFVVVDAKSGEDITHQALTQIIVEEEARGGATMLPAGFLRQVIALYGNSMQTMVPGYLDAAMQSFSKNQAAFKDAFGSNLFADMAKRQMALFEQSAKVLTGASAPRAASTAPAADEDKDEVAALKAELDALRTKVDKLVR, from the coding sequence ATGAATGCCCCTCCCCACAAGATCACGATCAAGAAATACGCCAACCGGCGGCTCTACGACACGGAAAGCTCGACCTACGTCACGCTCGACCGCCTGGCGCAAATGATCCGCGAGGGGCGCGACTTCGTGGTGGTCGATGCCAAGTCGGGCGAGGACATCACCCATCAGGCGCTGACCCAGATCATCGTCGAGGAAGAAGCGCGGGGCGGCGCCACCATGCTTCCTGCAGGCTTCCTCCGGCAGGTGATCGCGCTCTACGGCAACTCGATGCAGACCATGGTGCCGGGCTATCTCGACGCCGCGATGCAGAGCTTTTCCAAGAACCAGGCGGCGTTCAAGGATGCGTTCGGAAGCAACCTGTTCGCGGACATGGCCAAGCGGCAGATGGCGCTGTTCGAGCAGAGCGCCAAGGTCCTGACCGGGGCCTCCGCCCCGCGCGCCGCGTCGACCGCTCCGGCAGCGGACGAGGACAAGGACGAGGTGGCCGCACTCAAGGCCGAACTCGACGCGCTTCGCACCAAGGTCGACAAGCTGGTACGCTGA
- a CDS encoding alpha/beta fold hydrolase, whose protein sequence is MGSPLRDVAHDLAPPSIAPQHSRGPRPLPLFVELLRQVTARDPELGQKALEGLRRYQTAPAVPCRQERPVVHRSNGTSLRDCGGSGPALVLVPSLINPPTILDLDPACSLADALAVRHRVFLLDWGPAAERQDLSLDGHVAERLVPLLHAVGPASLIGYCLGGTLALAAASTCATVQAVVTLASPYRFDAYEDAARAQLLRLWKASRAAAEQLGFLPMEVLQAAFWQIDPARLVAKFARFADSDPASPEALRFVAMEEWANSGEPLPLPAARQMVEQLFGADVPLAPLPSCPMLHVTAAGDRIVPAATAAAGEQLSSPSGHVGMIVGRDAQRTLHGPLLSWLEGAASAR, encoded by the coding sequence ATGGGCAGTCCTCTACGCGACGTGGCCCATGACCTAGCACCGCCGTCTATTGCACCGCAACATTCGCGCGGTCCGCGTCCCCTGCCGCTGTTCGTCGAACTCCTCCGGCAAGTCACGGCGCGTGATCCCGAACTGGGGCAGAAGGCGCTGGAGGGACTGCGCCGCTACCAGACGGCGCCCGCTGTTCCGTGTCGCCAGGAACGGCCGGTGGTGCACCGCTCGAACGGCACGAGCCTGCGCGATTGCGGCGGAAGCGGACCGGCGCTGGTGCTGGTGCCCTCGCTGATCAACCCGCCCACCATCCTCGACCTAGATCCCGCCTGCTCCCTCGCCGATGCGCTTGCGGTGCGGCATCGCGTGTTCCTGCTCGACTGGGGACCGGCGGCGGAGCGCCAGGACCTCAGCCTCGACGGACATGTCGCGGAGCGGCTGGTGCCGCTGCTCCACGCGGTGGGACCGGCGAGCTTGATCGGTTACTGCCTCGGCGGCACTCTGGCGCTGGCCGCCGCGTCGACCTGCGCCACGGTCCAGGCAGTCGTGACCCTCGCCTCCCCCTACCGCTTCGACGCCTACGAGGACGCGGCACGGGCGCAGCTTCTCCGCTTGTGGAAAGCAAGCAGGGCGGCGGCCGAACAGCTCGGCTTTCTGCCGATGGAGGTGCTGCAGGCGGCCTTTTGGCAGATCGACCCCGCCCGGCTGGTGGCCAAGTTCGCCCGTTTCGCCGACTCCGACCCCGCATCTCCCGAGGCGCTCCGGTTCGTCGCCATGGAGGAATGGGCTAATAGCGGCGAGCCACTGCCTCTCCCCGCCGCCCGCCAGATGGTCGAGCAACTGTTCGGCGCCGATGTTCCGCTGGCCCCCCTTCCCTCCTGCCCGATGCTCCACGTCACCGCGGCGGGCGACCGGATCGTCCCCGCCGCCACCGCTGCGGCCGGCGAGCAGCTGTCCTCGCCTTCGGGCCATGTCGGCATGATCGTCGGCCGCGATGCGCAGCGAACGCTGCACGGACCGCTGCTGTCATGGCTTGAAGGCGCCGCATCGGCCCGCTAG
- a CDS encoding type II toxin-antitoxin system HicA family toxin, with the protein MKSRDVIKLIEAADWVQVRVRGSHHQFKHPTNPGVVTVPHPERDLAIGTLLSIERVSGVKLR; encoded by the coding sequence ATGAAGAGCAGAGACGTCATCAAGCTGATTGAAGCCGCCGACTGGGTTCAGGTTCGCGTTCGCGGAAGCCATCACCAGTTCAAGCATCCGACGAACCCCGGCGTGGTCACTGTGCCCCATCCGGAACGTGATCTCGCCATCGGTACCCTGCTTTCGATCGAGCGGGTCAGCGGGGTGAAGTTGCGCTGA
- a CDS encoding type II toxin-antitoxin system HicB family antitoxin: protein MATAIYTGIVERAGEGYSVFFPDVPGCVSAGGSQAEAFANGEAALEAHLELLVEDGNDLPRPSAEVEVDPEVQEVCRFLARVELPGRAVRLNITMPEGLVSRIDRVTSNRSGFLAEAARDRLAKELADA from the coding sequence ATGGCCACGGCCATCTATACTGGCATTGTTGAGCGTGCTGGCGAAGGCTACAGCGTCTTCTTTCCTGACGTTCCCGGCTGCGTGTCTGCCGGCGGCAGCCAAGCCGAAGCGTTCGCCAACGGCGAAGCTGCGCTCGAAGCGCACCTCGAGCTCTTGGTCGAGGACGGCAATGATCTTCCGCGCCCCTCGGCGGAGGTCGAAGTCGATCCAGAGGTCCAGGAAGTCTGCCGCTTCCTTGCCCGCGTCGAACTCCCCGGACGCGCGGTCCGCCTTAACATCACCATGCCGGAGGGCTTGGTGTCGCGCATCGATCGTGTCACGAGCAATCGCTCTGGCTTCCTCGCCGAAGCTGCGCGCGACAGGCTGGCGAAAGAGCTGGCTGACGCTTGA
- a CDS encoding thermonuclease family protein has translation MLCLAATVIDGDGFRCRNLGEVRLLGIDAPDYQRSRPCRQGFGDHVCSDHQARAAKEAMQSALRLGPVRVETVGRDRYGRRLGMAYAGGVNLNCRMLRVSGVRYIARYDNGRRVRRACGL, from the coding sequence ATGCTTTGCCTCGCCGCCACCGTGATCGACGGCGATGGCTTTCGCTGCCGAAATCTCGGCGAGGTCCGCCTGCTCGGCATCGACGCGCCGGACTATCAGCGCTCGCGGCCATGTCGCCAAGGCTTCGGCGACCACGTCTGCAGCGATCACCAGGCACGCGCGGCCAAGGAGGCCATGCAATCGGCGCTGCGCCTCGGCCCTGTGCGGGTCGAGACCGTGGGCCGGGATCGCTATGGCCGGCGTCTCGGCATGGCCTACGCCGGTGGCGTAAATCTCAACTGCCGGATGCTTCGCGTGTCAGGCGTTCGCTACATCGCTCGCTACGACAATGGCAGGAGGGTCAGGCGAGCCTGTGGCCTCTGA
- a CDS encoding zinc finger domain-containing protein, which yields MAGGSGEPVASDPLAISCPRCNATSGEPCPREGRYAGLPHFQRVEAAGGDTAASSLEENRRFRESRGVRRR from the coding sequence ATGGCAGGAGGGTCAGGCGAGCCTGTGGCCTCTGATCCCCTCGCCATTTCCTGCCCGCGCTGCAATGCAACCTCTGGCGAACCCTGTCCGCGCGAAGGGCGCTATGCTGGCCTCCCCCACTTCCAGCGTGTCGAGGCAGCGGGCGGTGACACGGCCGCGTCGTCGCTTGAGGAGAACCGGCGATTTCGGGAAAGCAGGGGCGTGAGGCGGCGCTAG
- a CDS encoding acyltransferase, translating into MLRRVVRNLPQVFERFSSALRLSVFRIGYPSFQCGKGVILKRGARLRMVPGAKLAIGDRVVIDRFATVDSEGELSIGADSYIGQGTIIVAAERITIGQDALIAAYSTIRDQDHGISSAKLYRDQQKTTKPIFIGDNVWFGTNVVVLKGVTVGAGAVVGAGAVVRADVPARFLAVGVPAKARPLADSE; encoded by the coding sequence TTGCTTCGACGCGTCGTTCGTAATCTGCCGCAGGTCTTCGAGCGATTTTCATCTGCCCTTCGCCTTTCCGTATTCCGGATAGGCTATCCGTCTTTCCAATGTGGCAAGGGTGTGATCTTGAAGAGAGGGGCTCGACTTCGCATGGTGCCTGGCGCCAAGCTCGCGATTGGCGACCGCGTCGTCATCGATCGCTTTGCCACAGTGGACAGCGAGGGAGAACTGTCGATTGGGGCAGACAGCTATATCGGACAAGGAACCATTATCGTTGCCGCTGAGCGCATCACGATCGGCCAAGACGCTCTGATTGCCGCCTACTCGACCATTCGCGACCAAGATCACGGCATCTCCAGCGCGAAACTCTATCGCGACCAGCAGAAAACAACGAAGCCGATATTCATTGGGGACAACGTATGGTTCGGCACCAACGTAGTCGTATTGAAGGGGGTGACGGTCGGCGCGGGGGCCGTGGTGGGGGCAGGCGCGGTGGTGCGAGCCGACGTTCCGGCTCGCTTCCTTGCCGTCGGTGTCCCGGCGAAGGCCAGGCCTCTGGCCGACAGCGAGTGA
- a CDS encoding oligosaccharide flippase family protein — protein MSEVRTLVNRSSVSLVVRVLGLALSFPATILLSRSLGIDEFGAYSIAFSYASIAAIAVRLGFDNTATKFVAIYRQNSAGRPLRAFFRYSVRTMLAGWASLCLAAMAWLAVSPTMPLLLASGAAFVAISLALIGVLSAVLRSFDHIFESQFYEQLLRPLLIIALLGGACLVGAKVDAAAGMLFTAASLAAATLLAFWRSTRLISSVPANGELEGQRALWFRMGWVVAIMSVVLETLNQIEVILLGALASPAASALFAAPQRLSSLAALGMTAIVTVTGPRIAAAFHSGDKEGLAKIAQVSARLCFGSTLALAAGLLLVGPWLLQLWGKEFTASAPVLNVLLIGALANAATGSAGYLTILTGHERAALGILLVTLVLTVALELVLIPQFGAVGAASGAAFGLTLWNVVMALYVRRKLGIDCTVIGRPVASPV, from the coding sequence GTGAGCGAGGTTCGAACCCTCGTCAATCGCAGCAGCGTCTCTCTCGTCGTCAGGGTTCTCGGGCTCGCCCTCAGTTTTCCTGCCACGATCTTGCTGTCACGATCGCTCGGGATTGACGAGTTCGGCGCCTACTCGATCGCCTTCAGCTACGCCTCGATCGCCGCGATTGCGGTGCGGCTAGGCTTCGACAACACGGCAACCAAATTCGTCGCTATCTATAGGCAGAACAGCGCCGGCCGACCCTTGCGAGCCTTTTTCCGTTATTCGGTTCGCACCATGCTGGCGGGGTGGGCGTCGCTCTGCCTGGCGGCGATGGCGTGGCTGGCAGTCTCACCGACCATGCCTCTACTGCTCGCCAGCGGGGCCGCATTCGTCGCCATCTCTCTCGCGCTTATCGGCGTCCTGTCCGCCGTCCTGCGCTCCTTCGATCACATCTTCGAGAGCCAGTTTTACGAGCAGCTGCTGAGGCCGCTGCTAATCATTGCTCTCCTGGGCGGCGCCTGCCTCGTCGGCGCCAAGGTTGACGCAGCAGCCGGGATGCTTTTCACCGCCGCCAGCCTCGCTGCCGCAACGCTCTTGGCGTTCTGGCGGTCAACCCGTCTGATCAGCAGCGTGCCGGCCAATGGCGAACTGGAAGGTCAGCGCGCGCTGTGGTTTCGAATGGGCTGGGTCGTCGCGATCATGAGCGTGGTGCTTGAAACGCTCAATCAGATAGAGGTCATCCTGCTAGGTGCGCTTGCCTCGCCCGCGGCGTCCGCGCTCTTCGCGGCCCCGCAGCGGCTTTCGAGCTTGGCTGCGCTAGGCATGACTGCGATCGTAACGGTGACCGGTCCCCGCATCGCTGCGGCCTTCCACAGCGGCGACAAGGAAGGGTTGGCCAAGATTGCGCAGGTCAGCGCAAGGCTGTGCTTCGGATCAACCTTAGCCCTCGCGGCAGGGCTTCTTCTCGTCGGGCCCTGGCTTCTGCAGCTATGGGGGAAGGAATTCACAGCCTCGGCGCCCGTGCTAAATGTGCTGCTGATCGGCGCGCTTGCCAATGCAGCGACGGGCTCCGCAGGCTACCTTACTATCCTCACCGGCCATGAACGGGCCGCGCTTGGCATCTTGCTCGTCACGCTCGTCCTCACCGTTGCGCTCGAGCTGGTCCTCATCCCTCAATTTGGCGCTGTGGGAGCCGCGTCTGGGGCGGCCTTCGGCCTTACTTTGTGGAATGTGGTGATGGCACTCTACGTTCGCCGGAAGCTTGGGATCGATTGCACAGTAATTGGACGACCGGTGGCCTCGCCCGTCTAG
- a CDS encoding helix-turn-helix domain-containing protein — protein sequence MTLVGNVLSWGSEAVSLTPAQVKIMRPLILRGEASQDFLALELEHDGLFDVKNQLTVQVSLLRSRLKPYHPPFEIKAAYGFGYYFHLTGDKVMPEELPIPEITQVSIRSQPALDTEALKPVRMAPRTNAFRAEVTDLMKKHGKNDSAAMLAVAAHVVGTALAVQNPKKTSPAHADKIIRVNVTAGLLASQNELLKPGKLGA from the coding sequence GTGACGTTGGTCGGCAACGTGCTGAGTTGGGGAAGCGAAGCGGTCAGCCTCACACCGGCGCAGGTCAAGATCATGCGGCCGCTGATCCTTCGCGGGGAAGCAAGCCAAGACTTCCTAGCCCTCGAGCTCGAGCATGACGGTCTGTTCGACGTGAAGAACCAACTCACCGTGCAAGTCTCGCTCCTGCGCTCTCGGCTGAAGCCATACCACCCGCCCTTCGAGATCAAGGCCGCCTACGGCTTCGGATACTACTTCCATCTGACAGGAGACAAAGTGATGCCCGAAGAACTCCCGATCCCCGAAATCACGCAGGTCTCCATTCGGTCGCAGCCCGCGCTAGACACCGAGGCGCTGAAACCCGTTCGTATGGCGCCGCGCACCAATGCCTTTCGCGCCGAGGTCACCGACCTGATGAAGAAACACGGCAAGAACGACAGCGCGGCAATGCTGGCGGTTGCGGCGCATGTCGTCGGCACGGCGCTGGCGGTCCAGAACCCGAAGAAGACCAGCCCGGCCCATGCCGACAAGATCATCCGCGTCAACGTCACCGCCGGCCTGCTCGCCAGTCAGAACGAGCTGCTGAAGCCTGGCAAGCTGGGAGCCTGA
- a CDS encoding glycoside hydrolase family 19 protein: MTIEASRLQARLGLKPDGIIGPDTLTQLFYKCGAAPERARELGLSANVHFRTAGILANPLRLAHAMAQLIHESGGFRYMEEIASGQAYEGRKDLGNVRAGDGKLFKGRGPIQLTGRRNYQVYGARLGIDFERHPEVVALPSIGLMVACEYWSSHKLNALADADNLHAITRKINGGLNGLADRAAALTEMKGFLL, encoded by the coding sequence ATGACCATCGAGGCAAGCCGGCTGCAGGCCCGCCTCGGCCTGAAACCCGACGGGATCATCGGGCCGGACACCCTGACCCAGCTGTTCTATAAGTGCGGCGCCGCGCCGGAGCGGGCCCGGGAGCTTGGCCTGTCGGCGAACGTGCACTTCCGCACCGCCGGCATCCTGGCCAACCCGCTCCGCCTTGCCCACGCGATGGCGCAGCTGATCCATGAGAGCGGCGGCTTCCGATACATGGAGGAGATTGCCAGCGGTCAGGCCTACGAAGGGCGTAAGGATCTCGGCAATGTCCGGGCGGGCGATGGCAAGCTGTTCAAAGGCCGCGGTCCGATCCAGTTGACCGGGCGCCGCAATTACCAGGTCTACGGCGCCCGGCTGGGCATCGATTTCGAGCGGCATCCCGAAGTTGTCGCGCTGCCGTCGATCGGGCTGATGGTCGCCTGCGAATATTGGTCGAGCCACAAGCTCAACGCCTTGGCCGACGCCGACAACCTCCACGCCATCACCCGCAAGATCAACGGCGGCCTCAACGGCCTCGCCGACCGCGCCGCCGCGCTGACCGAGATGAAGGGATTCCTGCTGTGA
- a CDS encoding DUF5658 family protein, with the protein MNIALVAAIVLAVLQLLDLWSTHLFRSVGITEANPIFGPTFNKRPFWLAAVLKPLVSAVLIVAAWLAEDTISRAVLAITATLVAGYYLDIVIGNFRAWRRRKGQSGGGRAA; encoded by the coding sequence ATGAACATCGCGCTCGTCGCGGCGATCGTCCTCGCCGTGCTGCAACTGCTCGACCTGTGGTCGACGCACCTGTTCCGTTCGGTCGGCATCACCGAGGCCAACCCAATCTTCGGCCCGACCTTCAACAAGCGTCCGTTCTGGCTCGCCGCAGTCCTCAAGCCGCTGGTGTCGGCGGTGCTGATCGTGGCGGCTTGGCTTGCCGAGGACACCATCAGCCGAGCCGTGCTGGCGATCACGGCCACCCTGGTGGCGGGATATTACCTCGACATTGTGATTGGCAACTTCCGGGCCTGGCGCCGCCGCAAGGGCCAGTCGGGCGGGGGTCGAGCAGCATGA
- a CDS encoding DUF6950 family protein, protein MSKRKIVHPLIKRNRALEKTRARFEGKPFVFGKTDCLKLVRYHLVHMGHRGLPVPPSYSTALGARKALKAQGVATLSELLDRYLEPIAPAEMLPGDVCMGAAEAGDGDDGFGETLGLSLGQKVWGWHPDAAAIEVLEVGRQAIQRAWRA, encoded by the coding sequence ATGAGCAAGCGGAAGATCGTGCACCCGCTCATCAAGCGCAACCGGGCGCTGGAGAAGACGAGGGCTCGCTTCGAGGGCAAGCCGTTCGTGTTCGGCAAGACCGACTGCCTCAAGCTGGTGCGCTATCATCTGGTCCACATGGGGCACCGCGGCCTCCCCGTTCCGCCCAGTTATTCAACCGCCCTGGGCGCGCGCAAGGCATTGAAGGCACAGGGGGTGGCGACCTTGTCCGAACTGCTCGACCGCTATCTTGAGCCGATCGCTCCTGCTGAGATGCTTCCCGGCGACGTCTGCATGGGCGCGGCGGAAGCGGGTGACGGTGACGACGGTTTCGGGGAGACGTTGGGCCTCAGCCTCGGGCAGAAGGTTTGGGGCTGGCACCCCGACGCGGCCGCCATCGAAGTTCTGGAAGTCGGACGGCAGGCCATCCAGCGAGCCTGGCGCGCATGA